A genome region from Dolichospermum compactum NIES-806 includes the following:
- a CDS encoding mechanosensitive ion channel family protein, which translates to MENALKTIQKLLDDAIVIKLIEVTSGIIIVAIIFRILSQVLPRQVQDSDLRYRIRKGITFVGYAIMALLIVLIFSDSLGKLTVIFGVIGAGVAFALQEVIGSFAGWVAISFGQFYKPGDRVLLGGIMGDVIDISILRTTLMECGAWVKADLYNGRIVRIANSFVFKEPVFNYSADFPFVWDEITVPVKYGSDRSLTREILQQVANEVVGEYMPQAQVQWQHMVHKYLIEDARIEPAVTLAANDNWLEFTLRYVVDYKQRRGKKDVIFSRILDEFDNTNGSISIASTTIHIVETPAFNVKLTDNT; encoded by the coding sequence GTGGAAAATGCTTTAAAGACAATTCAAAAATTATTAGATGATGCTATAGTTATCAAATTGATTGAAGTAACTTCAGGGATTATTATAGTTGCCATTATTTTCCGAATTTTATCTCAAGTTTTACCGCGTCAGGTTCAAGACAGTGATTTACGCTATCGTATCCGCAAAGGCATTACCTTTGTTGGTTATGCAATTATGGCTTTATTAATTGTTTTGATATTTAGTGATAGCCTGGGAAAACTAACAGTAATTTTTGGGGTAATTGGTGCTGGTGTCGCCTTTGCATTACAAGAAGTAATTGGGAGTTTTGCTGGTTGGGTAGCTATTTCCTTCGGTCAATTTTACAAACCAGGAGATAGAGTATTACTGGGTGGGATAATGGGAGATGTTATAGATATTAGTATTTTACGGACTACTTTAATGGAGTGCGGCGCTTGGGTAAAAGCTGATCTTTATAATGGCAGAATTGTCAGAATTGCTAATAGTTTTGTGTTTAAAGAACCCGTATTTAATTATTCAGCAGATTTTCCCTTTGTCTGGGATGAAATTACTGTACCAGTAAAATACGGGAGCGATCGCTCTTTAACCAGAGAAATCCTGCAACAGGTAGCTAACGAAGTTGTCGGGGAATATATGCCTCAAGCACAGGTACAATGGCAACATATGGTACACAAATATTTAATTGAAGATGCCAGAATCGAACCTGCTGTCACCCTAGCAGCTAACGACAACTGGCTAGAATTTACCCTGCGTTATGTAGTGGACTACAAACAACGTCGAGGTAAAAAAGATGTCATCTTTAGCCGAATTCTTGACGAATTCGACAACACAAACGGAAGTATAAGCATTGCTTCCACCACCATTCACATAGTAGAAACACCTGCATTTAACGTCAAACTGACGGACAACACATAA
- a CDS encoding mechanosensitive ion channel family protein, translating into MINISIAYSQDKTVTVPDRDTPVAQNSDVVNKIDGTPVLLGDTTLFVIQKNVGSFSPQERAEAVSNRLEKIANDPSTSLENLQVIENADITNIVVGDKLLLTLTDKDAKAANQTRQILGKEYLEIIKNTIIQYRKERSLGNILKGIIYSFISTLVLLILLKVFNQVYPRIITRLQNWTGIRIPELRIQNIELLPAARVSNIVTRLVKIIRTILVISIFYIYISLVLSFFPWTKQISSRLISYFLAAIYKSWLAFADYLPNIFALALIIFISYYSLKFIRYLFTELGNGTISVPGFYNDWAEPTYKLVFLIIVALALVLAFPYLPGFGSPAFQGISVFLGILFSLGSTAVVANVVAGTILIYTRAFQMGDRIKIGEAIGDIVEKTLLVTRIRTIKNVIITIPNGTVLTSQIINYTALSQDPNYYLILHTTITLGYDVPWRKVHQVLIDAAIATNNILTEPIPFVLQTSLDDFYVSYELNAYSNKPMLMANIYSDLHQNIQDKCSEAGIEILSPHYSAVRDGNQTTIPENYLSEDYKAPGFRLSSLNNLFNPDNSKNTPNL; encoded by the coding sequence ATGATAAACATATCTATAGCTTACTCTCAAGATAAAACTGTAACTGTTCCAGATCGAGACACACCTGTTGCTCAAAATTCTGACGTTGTGAATAAAATAGATGGAACTCCTGTATTGTTAGGAGATACCACACTATTTGTAATTCAAAAGAATGTGGGTTCATTTTCTCCCCAAGAGAGAGCGGAAGCCGTAAGCAATAGACTAGAAAAAATTGCTAATGATCCATCAACATCCCTAGAGAATCTACAAGTTATAGAGAATGCGGATATCACTAATATTGTTGTAGGGGATAAACTGTTACTTACACTCACAGATAAAGATGCTAAAGCTGCAAATCAAACCAGACAAATATTAGGCAAGGAATATTTAGAAATAATTAAAAATACTATTATCCAATATCGAAAAGAACGTAGCCTAGGCAATATTTTAAAAGGAATAATTTATAGTTTTATTTCAACCCTTGTTTTATTAATACTTTTAAAAGTATTTAATCAAGTTTATCCCAGAATTATTACTAGATTACAAAATTGGACAGGAATTAGAATCCCTGAGTTAAGAATTCAAAATATAGAACTTTTACCCGCAGCTAGAGTCAGTAATATTGTGACTAGGCTAGTTAAAATTATCCGCACAATTCTAGTAATTAGTATTTTCTATATTTACATTTCTTTGGTTTTGAGTTTTTTTCCTTGGACAAAACAAATAAGTTCTAGACTTATTAGTTATTTTCTAGCAGCAATTTATAAAAGTTGGTTAGCATTTGCAGATTATTTACCCAATATATTTGCATTAGCATTAATTATTTTTATCAGTTACTATAGTCTTAAATTTATTCGCTATCTTTTCACAGAATTAGGTAATGGAACTATATCCGTTCCCGGCTTTTATAATGATTGGGCAGAGCCAACCTATAAACTGGTATTCTTAATTATAGTGGCTTTAGCCTTAGTGTTAGCATTTCCTTATTTACCAGGATTTGGTTCACCAGCATTTCAAGGTATATCAGTATTTTTAGGGATTTTGTTTTCCTTGGGTTCAACGGCTGTTGTAGCTAATGTTGTCGCGGGGACTATTCTTATTTATACCCGTGCTTTCCAAATGGGTGATCGCATTAAAATTGGTGAAGCTATAGGTGATATAGTAGAAAAAACCCTGCTAGTTACGCGCATTCGTACCATCAAAAATGTCATTATTACTATTCCTAATGGAACTGTATTAACTAGCCAAATTATCAACTATACAGCCCTATCTCAAGACCCTAATTATTATCTAATATTACATACAACAATCACACTTGGGTATGATGTGCCTTGGCGAAAAGTTCATCAAGTTTTAATTGATGCAGCAATAGCGACAAATAATATACTAACTGAACCTATTCCCTTTGTTTTGCAAACTAGTTTAGATGATTTCTATGTTAGTTATGAATTAAATGCTTATAGTAATAAACCCATGCTAATGGCGAACATTTATTCAGATCTCCATCAAAATATTCAGGATAAATGTAGTGAAGCAGGGATTGAAATTCTTTCTCCTCATTATTCTGCGGTCAGAGACGGTAATCAAACCACCATACCAGAAAACTATCTGTCTGAAGATTACAAAGCACCAGGATTTCGGCTATCTTCTTTAAATAACCTTTTCAACCCTGATAACAGTAAAAATACACCAAATTTATGA
- the larB gene encoding nickel pincer cofactor biosynthesis protein LarB, whose translation MTQPENLRSLLEAVANGKITPDIAFDSLKDLAYQSVGEFAKIDHHRQLRTGFPEVIWGPGKTPEQIAKIMEVMRHRTSVVMATRIEPQVYSALQPKVRGIQYYEQARICAIVPPVIEVRFPGKIGILSAGTADLAVAEEAAVTAELSGFYVQRLWDVGVAGIHRLLSNRHVLESASVLIVVAGMEGALPSVVAGLADCPVIAVPTSIGYGASFSGLAPLLTMLNSCAAGIGVVNIDNGFGAAVLAGQILRTSEKLRLAAET comes from the coding sequence GTGACACAACCAGAAAATTTGCGATCGCTCTTAGAAGCCGTCGCCAATGGTAAAATAACCCCAGATATAGCCTTCGACTCCCTCAAAGACTTAGCCTATCAATCCGTAGGTGAGTTTGCTAAAATAGATCACCATCGTCAATTAAGAACTGGTTTCCCGGAAGTCATTTGGGGACCTGGTAAAACACCAGAACAAATTGCTAAAATCATGGAAGTCATGCGCCACCGTACTTCCGTCGTCATGGCTACCCGCATTGAACCACAAGTATATTCCGCATTACAACCAAAAGTTAGAGGTATCCAATACTACGAACAAGCCCGAATTTGTGCCATTGTTCCCCCTGTAATTGAAGTCAGATTTCCCGGTAAAATAGGCATTCTTTCCGCTGGTACTGCCGATTTAGCCGTTGCTGAAGAAGCCGCTGTCACTGCGGAACTTTCGGGTTTTTATGTACAGCGCCTCTGGGATGTAGGTGTGGCGGGAATTCATCGGTTATTAAGCAACCGTCATGTGTTAGAGTCGGCATCGGTTTTAATCGTTGTCGCGGGTATGGAAGGGGCTTTACCCAGTGTTGTAGCTGGTTTGGCAGATTGTCCCGTAATTGCTGTTCCTACCAGTATTGGCTATGGTGCAAGCTTTTCCGGTTTAGCACCTCTATTGACAATGCTTAACTCTTGTGCTGCTGGTATAGGTGTAGTTAATATAGATAATGGCTTTGGTGCAGCAGTCTTAGCTGGGCAAATTTTACGAACTTCAGAAAAATTACGTTTGGCGGCAGAAACATAG
- the argH gene encoding argininosuccinate lyase, which yields MTEKQTWSQRFESALHPAIARFNASISFDIELIEYDITGSQAHAKMLAHTGIISHEEGEALFNGLERVRQEYRQGQFQPGVDAEDVHFAVEKRLTEIVGDVGKKLHTARSRNDQVGTDTRLYLRDQIQQIRQQLRDWQTVLVDIAEKNVETLIPGYTHLQRAQPVSLAHHLLAYFQMAQRDWERLEDVYSRVNISPLGCGALAGTTFPIDRHYTANLLHFDNVYANSLDGVSDRDFAIEFLCAASIIMVHLSRLSEEIILWASEEFRFITLKDSCATGSSIMPQKKNPDVPELVRGKTGRVFGHLQAMLVIMKGLPLAYNKDLQEDKEGIFDSVNTVKACLGAMTILLQEGLEFRHQRLATAVTEDFANATDVADYLAARGVPFREAYNIVGKVVKTSIAAGKLLKDLQLEEWQQIHPAFAADIYEAITPRQVVAARNSYGGTGFLQVRQALVNARTQLSVK from the coding sequence ATGACCGAAAAACAAACTTGGAGTCAGCGGTTTGAATCCGCACTACATCCAGCGATCGCTCGCTTTAATGCTAGTATTAGTTTTGACATTGAACTTATCGAATATGATATTACAGGTTCTCAAGCCCATGCCAAAATGTTGGCTCATACAGGTATAATTTCCCATGAAGAAGGGGAAGCACTGTTTAATGGTTTAGAACGAGTTCGTCAAGAATATCGTCAAGGACAATTTCAACCCGGTGTTGATGCCGAAGATGTCCATTTTGCCGTAGAAAAGCGCCTCACGGAAATTGTCGGAGATGTAGGTAAAAAACTCCATACAGCCCGTTCTCGCAATGACCAAGTAGGTACAGACACTCGATTATACCTCCGTGATCAAATTCAACAAATCCGCCAACAATTACGGGATTGGCAAACAGTCTTAGTTGATATAGCCGAAAAAAATGTTGAAACCTTGATTCCTGGTTATACCCACCTGCAACGCGCCCAACCAGTCAGTTTAGCGCACCATTTACTGGCATACTTTCAAATGGCACAACGGGACTGGGAACGCTTAGAAGACGTTTATAGCCGAGTGAATATCTCTCCCTTGGGTTGTGGTGCTTTAGCGGGAACAACTTTCCCCATTGACCGCCACTATACAGCCAATTTATTACACTTTGACAATGTTTATGCTAACAGCTTGGACGGAGTGAGCGATCGCGACTTCGCCATAGAATTTCTCTGTGCTGCTAGTATTATCATGGTTCACCTCAGCCGTCTTTCTGAAGAAATAATCCTGTGGGCATCAGAAGAATTTCGCTTCATCACCCTTAAAGATAGCTGTGCCACAGGTTCTAGCATTATGCCCCAAAAGAAAAACCCCGACGTACCCGAATTAGTGCGCGGTAAAACCGGGCGAGTCTTTGGTCATCTGCAAGCCATGTTAGTAATTATGAAGGGTTTACCCCTGGCTTATAACAAAGACCTCCAGGAAGACAAAGAAGGCATATTTGACAGCGTAAACACAGTTAAAGCCTGTTTAGGAGCAATGACAATTCTACTGCAAGAAGGTTTAGAATTTCGTCACCAACGATTAGCAACAGCAGTTACAGAAGATTTTGCTAACGCCACCGATGTCGCAGATTATCTCGCCGCCAGGGGTGTACCCTTCCGCGAAGCCTATAACATTGTGGGCAAAGTCGTCAAAACCAGTATTGCCGCTGGTAAACTACTCAAAGACTTACAACTAGAAGAATGGCAACAAATCCATCCCGCATTTGCCGCCGACATTTATGAAGCTATCACCCCACGTCAAGTAGTTGCAGCCCGCAACAGCTATGGAGGTACAGGCTTTCTCCAAGTTAGACAAGCCCTTGTCAACGCCCGGACTCAACTCAGTGTGAAATAA
- a CDS encoding polyribonucleotide nucleotidyltransferase, which yields MAEFEKSISFDGRDIRLTVGLLAPQAGGSVLIQSGDTTVLVTATRSAAREGIDFLPLTVDYEERLYAAGRIPGGIMRREGRPPEKAILASRLIDRPLRPLFPSWLRDDLQVVAITMSMDEQVPPDVLAVTGASIATLIAQIPFNGPMAAVRVGLVGDDFIINPTYAEIEAGDLDLIVAGSPDGVIMVEAGANQLPERDIIEAIDFGYEAVRDLIQAQLDLLDELGLKLVQEAPPEPDQTLENYIRDRASDEIKKILAQFELTKTDRDIALDAVKDNISNEIKALPEEDPIRIAATADSKALGNTFKSITKYFMRRQIVEDNVRVDGRKLDEVRPISCRVGIIPKRVHGSGLFNRGLTQVLSMCTLGTPGDAQNLNDDLQLEQTKRYLHHYNFPPFSVGETKPLRAPGRREIGHGALAERALLPVLPPKDKFPYVIRVVSEVLSSNGSTSMGSVCGSSLSLMDAGVPITKPVSGAAMGLIKEGDEVRILTDIQGIEDFLGDMDFKVAGTDTGITALQMDMKISGLSLEVIAQAVNQAKPARLHILEKMLQTIDTPREETSPFAPRLLTIKIDPDMIGLVIGPGGKTIKGITEETGAKIDIQDDGTVTISAVDENRAKRARNIVQGMTRKLHEGDVYIGRVTRVIPIGAFVEFLPGKEGMIHISQLADYRVGKVEDEVAVGDEVIVKVREIDNKGRINLTRLGIHPDQAAAAREAAAVNH from the coding sequence ATGGCAGAATTTGAAAAGTCAATATCCTTTGATGGACGGGATATTCGACTGACGGTTGGCCTACTAGCCCCCCAAGCAGGTGGGTCGGTTTTGATACAATCAGGAGATACAACTGTTTTAGTAACGGCTACAAGGTCAGCAGCGCGGGAAGGCATTGATTTTTTGCCACTGACCGTTGATTACGAAGAAAGATTGTACGCAGCAGGAAGAATTCCTGGGGGAATTATGCGCCGGGAAGGTCGTCCACCGGAAAAGGCAATTCTTGCCAGTCGTCTGATTGACCGTCCACTCCGTCCTTTATTCCCTTCATGGTTGCGGGATGATTTGCAAGTTGTGGCAATCACCATGTCAATGGATGAGCAAGTCCCCCCCGATGTATTAGCAGTTACAGGTGCTTCAATTGCAACACTGATTGCCCAAATTCCTTTTAATGGACCAATGGCCGCAGTGCGAGTAGGCTTAGTGGGTGATGATTTTATTATTAACCCTACCTACGCAGAAATTGAAGCGGGAGATTTGGATTTAATCGTTGCCGGTTCTCCAGATGGGGTAATCATGGTGGAAGCGGGTGCAAATCAATTGCCAGAGCGAGATATTATTGAAGCGATTGATTTTGGCTACGAAGCAGTTCGGGATTTAATTCAAGCACAGTTAGATTTGCTGGATGAACTAGGTCTAAAACTTGTGCAAGAAGCACCACCAGAACCAGATCAAACTTTAGAAAACTATATCCGCGATCGCGCCAGTGATGAGATCAAAAAAATCTTGGCGCAATTTGAGTTAACTAAAACTGACCGTGATATTGCTTTGGATGCAGTTAAAGATAATATCTCTAATGAAATCAAGGCTTTACCAGAAGAAGACCCCATTCGCATCGCTGCCACAGCCGACTCCAAAGCCCTTGGTAATACCTTTAAAAGCATTACCAAATACTTCATGCGTCGTCAAATTGTCGAAGATAACGTGCGCGTAGATGGTCGTAAACTTGATGAAGTTCGTCCTATCTCTTGTCGAGTTGGGATTATACCCAAGCGAGTACATGGTAGCGGTTTATTTAACCGGGGACTGACTCAGGTACTATCCATGTGTACCCTTGGTACTCCTGGAGATGCCCAAAATCTGAACGACGACTTGCAACTAGAACAAACTAAACGTTACCTGCATCACTACAACTTCCCTCCCTTCTCTGTCGGTGAAACCAAACCATTACGCGCCCCTGGTAGACGGGAAATTGGACATGGTGCATTAGCAGAACGGGCATTATTACCTGTATTACCACCCAAAGACAAGTTCCCCTACGTAATTCGCGTAGTTTCAGAAGTGCTTTCTTCCAACGGTTCAACTTCAATGGGTTCAGTTTGTGGTTCTAGTTTATCCCTAATGGATGCAGGTGTACCCATTACCAAACCTGTGAGTGGTGCGGCAATGGGCTTGATTAAGGAAGGGGACGAAGTGCGAATTCTCACCGATATCCAAGGCATTGAAGACTTTTTGGGTGATATGGACTTCAAAGTTGCTGGTACAGATACCGGAATTACAGCTTTGCAAATGGATATGAAAATATCTGGTTTGTCTTTAGAAGTAATTGCCCAAGCTGTCAACCAAGCTAAACCTGCTCGGTTACACATTCTGGAAAAAATGCTCCAGACGATTGACACCCCCAGGGAAGAAACTTCACCCTTTGCCCCACGTCTGTTAACAATTAAGATTGATCCTGACATGATTGGTCTGGTGATTGGACCTGGTGGTAAAACCATTAAGGGTATCACTGAAGAAACTGGTGCAAAAATTGACATTCAAGATGATGGTACTGTCACCATTTCCGCCGTTGATGAAAACCGAGCTAAGAGGGCGCGGAACATCGTTCAGGGCATGACTCGTAAACTCCATGAAGGGGATGTTTATATCGGTCGTGTGACACGGGTTATACCCATTGGCGCTTTTGTGGAATTCTTGCCCGGTAAAGAAGGCATGATTCACATTTCTCAACTTGCTGACTATCGCGTTGGTAAGGTTGAAGATGAAGTAGCTGTTGGTGATGAGGTGATTGTCAAAGTGCGAGAAATTGACAATAAGGGTCGAATTAACCTAACACGCTTAGGTATTCACCCAGATCAAGCCGCAGCAGCACGAGAAGCAGCAGCGGTAAACCATTAA
- a CDS encoding serine/threonine protein kinase: MHSFETSDGFCLVQEYIHASTLAEPRSFSPEEIKQIAVKILEILVYLQNRMPSVIHRDIKPENILVDEQINVYLIDFGFARIGSHDVAGSSVFKGTPGFIPPEQMFKPTNATDLYALGVTLICLITGVKSTKIDQLQDADDPYVINFRHLLPQVSLRFIGWLEKMVQPKQKDRFTNAELALESLKPLDVIRVPRVNFSETVLEFKANRLGEKLRRDITIENSIPDTLLEGKWEVAPHPQDPPHTPDNHAWISVKLS; this comes from the coding sequence TTGCATTCCTTTGAAACCTCCGATGGTTTTTGTTTAGTTCAAGAGTATATTCATGCTTCTACTTTAGCAGAACCTCGCAGCTTTTCACCAGAGGAAATTAAACAAATTGCAGTTAAGATTTTAGAAATTCTGGTATATTTACAAAATCGGATGCCGTCGGTAATTCATCGAGATATCAAACCAGAAAACATTTTAGTAGATGAACAAATCAATGTCTATTTAATTGACTTTGGTTTTGCTCGTATTGGTAGTCATGATGTGGCTGGAAGTAGTGTATTTAAAGGAACTCCTGGTTTCATTCCGCCAGAGCAAATGTTTAAACCGACAAATGCTACAGATTTGTATGCTTTGGGTGTAACTTTAATCTGTTTAATCACAGGAGTTAAGTCAACAAAAATAGATCAATTACAAGATGCAGATGATCCTTATGTCATTAATTTCCGTCATCTTTTACCCCAGGTAAGTTTGCGGTTTATCGGTTGGTTAGAAAAGATGGTACAACCGAAACAAAAAGACCGATTTACTAATGCAGAATTAGCTTTAGAATCACTCAAACCCCTTGATGTTATTCGTGTACCAAGGGTTAATTTTAGTGAGACGGTTTTAGAGTTTAAAGCGAATAGGCTGGGGGAAAAATTAAGAAGGGATATTACTATAGAAAATTCTATACCAGATACTTTATTAGAAGGTAAATGGGAAGTAGCACCCCATCCTCAAGACCCACCACATACACCAGATAATCATGCTTGGATTTCAGTTAAACTATCATGA
- a CDS encoding IS4 family transposase, which yields MNQINLLRDTLKPHLEWHGARLSFLALFLISLLRVKTVNLVELATGFRNCAKNESNYKRLQRFFRDFDIDYAVIAKMIVKIMNIPQPWVLSIDRTEWRFGQIWLNILMLGVVHNGVAYPLVWQILEKKGNSNTDERMDLLDRFGQLFPDAQVDYISADREFVGAEWLSYLLLEPNIPFRIRIRHTDLISDTEKTLPGSVIFAHLAAGESQVLSTRRWVWGRSVYVAGLRLDDGKLLIVISDTSPQTIIADYGRRWGIETLFGMFKTRGFCLESTHFIDSNRLSKLLALLSLAMCWAVKTGEWLHQHQPIKIKKHGPFAKSVFRYGLDYLRSLVTDLDLKYDDFLLSLNFLSCT from the coding sequence ATGAACCAGATTAACCTATTACGAGACACACTAAAACCACATTTGGAATGGCATGGAGCGCGTCTAAGCTTTTTAGCGTTATTTTTAATATCTTTATTAAGAGTAAAGACAGTGAACTTGGTAGAATTAGCAACTGGTTTTCGCAACTGTGCTAAAAACGAATCCAATTACAAACGGTTGCAAAGATTTTTCCGAGATTTTGATATAGATTATGCAGTCATAGCGAAAATGATTGTAAAAATCATGAACATTCCCCAGCCTTGGGTGTTAAGTATTGACCGGACTGAATGGCGTTTTGGTCAAATATGGTTAAATATCCTCATGTTGGGAGTAGTACATAATGGTGTCGCTTACCCCCTAGTTTGGCAGATATTGGAGAAGAAAGGTAACTCCAACACGGATGAACGAATGGATTTACTTGACCGATTTGGACAACTGTTCCCAGATGCACAAGTTGACTATATCAGTGCTGACAGAGAATTCGTGGGGGCAGAATGGTTAAGTTATTTACTGCTTGAACCAAATATTCCATTCCGAATCAGGATTCGTCACACTGATTTAATTAGTGATACAGAAAAGACTCTTCCAGGTAGCGTCATTTTTGCTCATCTGGCTGCGGGTGAATCTCAGGTTTTATCTACTCGTCGTTGGGTCTGGGGTCGTTCAGTTTATGTAGCTGGTTTACGTCTTGATGATGGCAAGTTATTAATCGTGATTTCTGATACTTCTCCCCAAACCATAATTGCTGACTATGGCCGTCGTTGGGGGATTGAAACTTTGTTCGGTATGTTTAAAACTCGTGGTTTTTGCTTGGAATCTACACATTTTATTGATTCTAACCGATTGAGTAAGCTCTTAGCTTTACTGTCATTAGCTATGTGTTGGGCTGTCAAGACTGGAGAATGGTTGCATCAACACCAACCTATCAAAATCAAGAAACATGGACCTTTTGCTAAAAGTGTTTTTCGTTACGGTTTAGATTATCTGCGTTCTCTTGTTACTGATTTAGATTTGAAATATGACGACTTTCTTCTCTCTCTCAATTTTTTGTCCTGTACTTAG
- a CDS encoding YceD family protein — MDAIFIPQLSKAPERTEEIQVQEFLPGLETLTPVRGVIQVKHQGNYLEVSSQAETIVTCTCNRCLQQYNHRLVLDTQEVIWLDETANQTEDLPLEMEVAVEDLLETLAPDGHFDPGEWLYQQMCLALPQRQLCNLNCPGILNTVVSEPPTDSRWALLDALKKQLPDN; from the coding sequence ATGGACGCTATTTTTATTCCGCAGCTATCTAAAGCCCCGGAGCGGACAGAGGAAATTCAAGTTCAAGAGTTTCTGCCTGGACTAGAAACATTGACACCCGTTCGCGGAGTTATCCAGGTTAAACATCAGGGTAACTATTTAGAAGTTTCATCTCAGGCAGAAACAATTGTTACCTGTACTTGCAACCGCTGTTTGCAGCAGTATAACCATCGTCTGGTTCTTGATACTCAGGAAGTTATTTGGTTAGATGAAACTGCTAATCAAACGGAAGATTTGCCTTTAGAAATGGAAGTTGCTGTAGAGGATTTACTGGAAACCTTAGCACCTGATGGTCATTTTGATCCCGGTGAATGGCTCTATCAGCAGATGTGTTTAGCACTGCCTCAGCGTCAATTATGTAACCTTAATTGTCCAGGTATTTTGAATACTGTTGTTTCTGAACCACCTACGGATAGCCGTTGGGCTTTATTAGATGCTTTGAAAAAACAACTTCCAGATAATTAG
- a CDS encoding Jag family protein, whose amino-acid sequence MSDISMQSSEQWLQNFLLLTGVSTQVRANLETKPSSGQDAPAEESYWLTIDQTNLTSEQIRILIGAGGSVLDSIQYLANSVLNLNQPEENQTAYTIELNGYRVRREAEIRTLAETAAAEVRFSGREVELQSLSSSERRQIHTLLQEFSDLETFSRGKEPHRHLVVRQAVTP is encoded by the coding sequence ATGAGCGACATTTCTATGCAGAGTAGTGAACAATGGCTACAAAATTTTCTACTTCTGACTGGTGTATCTACTCAAGTACGGGCTAATTTAGAAACTAAGCCATCTTCAGGACAAGATGCACCAGCAGAAGAAAGCTACTGGTTGACAATAGATCAAACCAATTTAACATCAGAACAAATTAGGATTTTAATTGGTGCTGGTGGTTCGGTGCTAGATAGTATTCAGTATCTAGCAAATTCCGTTCTAAACTTAAATCAACCAGAAGAAAATCAGACAGCTTACACGATTGAATTGAATGGTTATCGGGTGAGACGAGAAGCCGAAATCCGCACTTTAGCTGAAACTGCTGCCGCAGAAGTCCGTTTTTCTGGAAGAGAGGTAGAACTTCAATCTCTCAGTTCCTCAGAACGCCGACAAATCCACACTTTATTGCAGGAATTTTCGGATTTAGAAACCTTCAGTCGCGGCAAAGAACCTCATCGTCATTTAGTTGTTCGTCAAGCAGTCACACCATAA